One part of the Salvelinus namaycush isolate Seneca unplaced genomic scaffold, SaNama_1.0 Scaffold778, whole genome shotgun sequence genome encodes these proteins:
- the LOC120042777 gene encoding protein asteroid homolog 1-like, whose product MNTVYVHFTEQQEALDSVPSLIGHGINRDNMDAALQALSLGIEEYKPPLGCLERFFNDGKAPDPGHLPNHLSVLPDWTLLPLMKGTLPSYMIYIKLLRPVIQAIQVEDLSFPSGSTTSRPIRQVFYGLLLGESREVEEYDREGKNLTSSKVEAVLPSAARQLQLDTLDKAPHSVRLEVFLETLDVSQSTLNGLPPHLGLPVAVTYYWLRHAHPRPDHPFLQALLLGLVYGELCRQRKSHREEGPVFERLRGLIQRGARSPDLGVAHAFSQWQCCVRDGLDLNQLLCFPLPEPQCAWLYKGTLVHQLVAKLRGGVTPDSLLMEDPSSGQLYRAMLEAILNSQEAETTGQPDGPSADSGAG is encoded by the exons ATGAATACTGTGTATGTCCACTTCact GAGCAGCAGGAGGCCTTGGACTCTGTGCCCAGCCTCATCGGTCATGGGATCAACAGAGACAACATGGATGCTGCCCTCCAGGCCCTCTCTCTGGGCATAGAAGAGTACAAGCCTCCACTCGGTTGCCTGGAGCGGTTCTTCAATGATGGCAAGGCTCCTGATCCCGGCCATCTCCCAAACCATCTGAGTGTCCTTCCAGACTGGACCCTGCTGCCGTTGATGAAGGGGACACTTCCCTCCTACATGATATACATTAAGCTGCTGAGGCCAGTGATACAGGCTATCCAAGTGGAAGATCTCAGCTTCCCCAGTGGGAGCACCACCTCTCGGCCCATACGGCAGGTATTCTACGGGCTGCTGCTGGGTGAGAGCAGGGAAGTGGAGGAGTATGACAGGGAAGGCAAGAACCTGACCAGCAGCAAGGTTGAAGCCGTCCTGCCCAGTGCTGCACGACAGCTGCAGCTAGACACACTGGAtaag GCTCCACATTCAGTGCGGCTTGAGGTGTTTTTGGAGACCCTTGATGTGTCCCAGTCCACTTTGAATGGTCTCCCACCTCATCTGGGACTTCCTGTGGCTGTTACCTACTACTGGCTGAGGCACGCCCATCCCCGACCAGACCATCCTTTCCTGCAGGCCCTGCTACTAGGACTGGTGTACGGAGAGCTCTGCAGACAGAGGAAGAGCCATAGAG AGGAGGGACCAGTGTTTGAGAGGTTGAGAGGGCTGATTCAGAGAGgtgctaggagtccagacctgggTGTGGCCCACGCCTTTAGCCAATGGCAGTGCTGCGTGAGGGATGGCCTTGACCTGAACCAACTGCTGTGCTTCCCTCTACCTGAGCCTCAGTGTGCCTG GCTGTACAAGGGAACTCTGGTGCACCAGCTTGTGGCCAAACTGAGAGGGGGGGTGACCCCGGATTCTCTCCTGATGGAAGACCCTTCCTCTGGGCAGCTGTACAGAGCCATGCTGGAAGCCATACTCAACTCCCAGGAAGCTGAGACCACTGGACAACCTGACGGCCCCTCTGCAGATTCTGGCGCTGGATGA